In Calditrichota bacterium, the genomic stretch AGAAGGCGGCTCAACTCGAACCCGACAACGATCATTACCGCGATAAAGCGCGCTAACGCGCCCCGGCTCATCCTGCCAATACTATTCGGGGGATGGCTTTTCTCGGCCTGCTCCGGAAGTTCTCTCCTGCGTCGCTACGATGCTTCAGATGCGGGCGACGCACTAACCGGTCTGATGCAGAGACGGGCGTCACTCGAAACTTATGAGGCGAGAGGAACGATATCGGTTCTGGTCGGTCGAGGCGAAGCGAAGGTGCGCAGCCTTATACGTCGGCTGTCGGGCGGCGCCTGGCGCATCGAACTCGAAGGCCCGCTGCGAGTGCGATTGGCTACTATCGAACTGAACGGTGACACTTACCGGATAGAGCGTCCTCAGACCGGTCAGGTCTATTCGGGCAGCATATCCGGCATTCTCCCCTTGCCGGAGTTGGAGGTCGATCTGGAGGAAGTCGGTCATTTAGGCTCGATGCTGTTACCGGCGATTAACCTTGAGCCGGCGCGCAACTGGCGCATCGCGTCAGCGACTTACGGCCATCCGGGGGAACTTACTCTGGTATCGGAGGCGATGCCCGCAGACAGTCTGGTTCTAAAACTTGACTACTCTCCGCTTAGGGTGCATTACGAAACGCTCTGGTCGGGTGGAGAACTTGCCTATCGCCGGGCTTTTCGGTTCGACCGGCCTGACGACGCGCTACCCTCGGGCTGGACGGTGGCGCTTGATGGCATAGAACTCGATATCTCGATCGACCGGATCCGACTGCTGAAAATAGACCATCATCCCCGTCTGGCTCAGGAAGGTCGATGAACACCGCATCAGCCCCTGCGTCGCCGGTTGCCTTGTCCATTGTCATTCCCTTTTACGACGAAGAGGGCTCGCTCGCCGAACTTCACCGCCGTCTGACCGCACTCCTTGAGCGAGAAAATCGTCCCTATGAGATTGTCTTCGTCGATGACGGCAGCCGCGACCGCTCGAACGCCTTAGTCCGGGAGATTAGAATAGCCGACCGGCGTGTCCGACTCATCACTTTTCGCCGCAATCAGGGCAAGTCCGCAGCACTCGATGTCGGTTTTAGGGCTGCTGTCGGTGAGTATATCGTTACGATGGACGCCGATCTACAGGACGATCCCGCGGAGATTCCCAACCTGCTGGCTCAACTCGATAACGGATACGACCTCGTCTCGGGTTGGAAACAAGTGCGTCACGATCCCCTCTCCAAGCGCCTGCCATCCCGCATTTTCAATTTCGTAACCGGTTGGCTGACCGGAATTCGACTTCACGACTTCAACTGCGGACTGAAGGCTTATCGTGCCGAAGTCGTCCGGGAGATCGCCGTCTATGGTGAACGCCACCGCTTTCTGCCGGTGCTGGCACACCTGGCCGGATTCCGGGTCGGTGAAATAGCGGTTCAGCATCATCCCCGGCAGTTTGGGAAGACGAAGTTCGGCGCCTACCGGTTCCTTGCCGGCTTCATGGACCTATTGACGCTACTCTTTCGGATGAAGTTCTTTGCCAAGCCGATGCACCTTTTCGGCAGCCTCGGAATGCTCAGCCTTGCCGCCGGGACCGCCGTCCTCTTCTACCTTGGCATAGGCTGGTTTCAAGGCATCTGGATCGGAAACCGGCCGCTCTTGATGGCAGGCATCCTTGGTGTC encodes the following:
- a CDS encoding glycosyltransferase family 2 protein codes for the protein MNTASAPASPVALSIVIPFYDEEGSLAELHRRLTALLERENRPYEIVFVDDGSRDRSNALVREIRIADRRVRLITFRRNQGKSAALDVGFRAAVGEYIVTMDADLQDDPAEIPNLLAQLDNGYDLVSGWKQVRHDPLSKRLPSRIFNFVTGWLTGIRLHDFNCGLKAYRAEVVREIAVYGERHRFLPVLAHLAGFRVGEIAVQHHPRQFGKTKFGAYRFLAGFMDLLTLLFRMKFFAKPMHLFGSLGMLSLAAGTAVLFYLGIGWFQGIWIGNRPLLMAGILGVIAGVQLITLGLLGEMIAERSGGRDYPICDGSDLTPRSRD